TTTCATCAAGGCCAGCGCCGCGCACGACGAGCACCCGGAGAACTCCGCCCCGGCCGTCGGCATGCACTGGGTGATGGAGCGCCTCAAGGAACTGGCGGCGAGCCCTGCGTGGAGCCGCTCCCTGGTGGTGATCACCTACGACGAGGGCGGCGGGTTCTGGGATCACGTGGCGCCGCCGCGCCCGGACGCCTACGGCTGCGGCACGCGGATTCCGGCGCTGATGGTCGGTCCGTACGTGCGCCGCGGGTATGTAGATTCCCGCGTGGCCGACACCACCTCCGTGCTGCGCCTGATCGAACGGCGCTTCGGCCTGCCCAGCCTCACCGCCCGGGATGCCCACGCCTACGACCTGCTGGGCGCGCTGGATTTCACCCAGCGCGCCCGCGAACCGGCGTTTCTCTAGCGCCCGGCCGGCGCCGCCACATCAGCTGGCTGATACGGCGGCGCCGGGTTCGTCCGCGCGCAGCGCGTCGTCCAGTGCCGGCAGTTCGCCGATGGCGGGCGCGCACTGCGGGCCGCGGCAGTAAAAGGCCTGCGGCATGTCGGCGGCAGGTTTGCTGGCCAGCGCCTCCGGCAGGCTTTCCGTAGTGGAAGGAATGGCAAACGCGAGGCGTGCGGGCGCAAAGGGCCTCAGGCAGCGTGCCTGCCAGGGTGCGAGCATGCCGCCGGGGCCGCGCAGAATCACCAGGCGGGTCGGGCTGAGCTGCTCCTCCAGCGCGTCGAGCAGGCTGCAGTGGGCGGAAGGCGCCTGGTCGATGGCGCCGGAGGCCGCCGCCAGGGCGCGCTCCGCGGCCTCAAGGTAGCGCGGTTCCCCCAGCAGATGCCCGAGCCGGATCAGGGCGCGCGTGGCCACGCCGTAGCCCGAGGGCATGGCCTCGTCGGCCATCGGCTTGGGTCGCTGGATCAGCGTCTCGTGATCGTCGGCGGTGAAGTAGAAGCCGCCGCGTTCGCCGTCTTCGAATCGCGCCAACAGCACCTCGGCCAGCGCGCGCGCGAACTCGGCGTCTTCGGAGCGCCAGCGCAGCTGCAGCAGCTCCAGCAAGGCATCGATCAGGAAGGCGTAGTCGTCCAGATACGCGGGGAGATGCGCGTGGCCGTTCTTGCAGGTGGCCAGCAGGCGGCCTTCGCGCCAGAGCGTGCCGCGCACGAAGTCGAGCGCCCGTTCGGCGCTGTCGGCGTATTCGGGGCGTTCCAGGTGCCGCGCGGCGATGGCCATGCCGCGGATCATCAAGGCGTTCCATGCGGTCAGGATCTTGTCGTCCAGGCCCGGACGCACACGGGTCTCGCGCAATGCGAACAGGCGTTCGCGGGCCGCGGCAAGATGTGCCGCTGCGGTCGCCTCGTCGAGGCCCGCAGTCGCGGCCGCTTCGGCCAGCGGGCGGGCGCCGACCAGATGCCAGCGGCCCTCGAAGTTGGGTGTCGAATCGAGGCCGTGGCGCGCCGCGAACAGCGGGAAGTCGGTCTCGCCGACCGCCTCGCGCACCGCCTCGCGCGTCCACACGTAGTAGCGGCCTTCCTCGCCCTCGGAGTCGGCGTCCAGGGAGGAGTAGTAGCCGCCTTCGGGCGCTTGCATCTCGCGCATCACCCAGCGCGCGGTGGCCTCGGCGGCGGCGCGGAAGTCCTCGCCTCCGGTGATCGCATGGGCCTGGGCGTAGAGCGCGAGCAACGGCCCGTTATCGTAGAGCATCTTTTCGAAATGCGGGATGGCCCAGCGCTCGTCCACCGAATAGCGCGCAAAACCGCCGCCCAGGTGGTCGAACAATCCGCCTTCGGCCATGCGTTCCAGGGTGTGCAGGGCCATGTGCAGCGCTTCGCTGTCCTCGTGCCCGTCGAGACGGGTGGCCGACCAGTGTCGCAGCAGGCGATTGAGGCTCGCCGTATGCGGGAATTTGGGCGCGGCCTCGAAGCCGCCCCAGGCGCGATCGTAATGTCGGGCCAGCTCGGCGCGCGCGCGGTCGATCAGCATGGCGCTGAGCGGCGCGTCCGCGGGTTCGCCGTGACCCAGGCGACCCAGCATGCCGAGCAACTGCGCGTTCTGCTGGTCGATGTCCGCCCGCCGGTCGCGATAGATATCGGCCAGGCGGCCGAGCAGTTCGGGAAAGCCTGGCAGGCCGTAGCGTGCCGCTTTCGGGAAGTAGGTGCCGGCGAAGAAAGGGCTCTGATCCGGGGTCAGGAACACGGTGAGCGGCCAGCCGCCGCCGCGCTGAGTCAGCAGATAGTGTGCGGTCTGGTAGATGCGGTCGATATCCGGGCGTTCCTCGCGGTCGACCTTGATGTTGATGAAATGCGCGTTCATCACGGCGGCGATCGCGGGATCCTCGAAGGACTCATGCGCCATCACATGACACCAGTGACAGGCCGAATACCCGATCGACAGCAGGATCGGCTTGTCTTCCTCGCGGGCACGGGTGAGGGCTTCCTCGCCCCAGGGGTACCAGTCCACGGGATTGTCCGCGTGTTGCTGCAGGTAGGGGCTGGTTTCGCGGGCCAGCCGGTTGGTTGTGGCGTTCGGCATCGAGGACTCTCTGGGTTCCGGGTGTCGCGGCACTTTAGCCCAGGCGGTTGCCGGCTGTCGCGCCAGCGCCGGCGCGCGGCGGACGCAGTTGCATGCGACTGCGCCGACTGATATGAAGTCTACATGGAAATGGACAGGCCCGAAGCAGCCGCTCTGGAAGGCTCGGCACTCGATCTGGCGGTGGCGCAGGCGTTGCGGCTGTCGCCGGAAACCAACGACGGCATCGTATCCGTCGACGGCGTGCGTTTCGCACCTTCGCGGGACTGGGCCGACGGCGGGCCGTTGATCGAGCGCTTCCGGATGCGCATCCATGTGCTGGAGCTGAGCTGGGGGCGCGGTCAGGCTTTGTGGGCTGCCGAGTTCCCGGGATTCGGTTTCGAGACGGAAGGCTTTGCGCATGGCTGGAGCACCGGTCCGAACCCGCTACTGGCCGCGATGCGCGCCCTGGTTGCCGCCCGCGCACTGCACCGGACAACGGCCGCCAGCGAAGACGACTGGAACGAGGCGGGGCGTCGCGAGATCATGGCGCTGCTGGTCGAGCTGGTGCGTCGTGCGGGTATCCGCTGCCCGGCAACGCCGATGCGCCTGCAGCGGCTGGTCGATCGTCTGCAGCAGGCCGGCGTCGATCTGGGCTACGGCTTCATCGAGCGTCCCTACGGTCAATACTGCGAGGCGCTGGCCGGCGATCTGGCCCGGCTGGCGGCGCTTGGCATCCTGCGCCTGAAACGCGAGGCGGCGGGGGTGTCGAGCTATATGCCGGGCAGCGAGGCCGCGGATTTCGTCGCTGCCGCGCGCGCCTACGTCGACCGCCATCGCCAGGCGCTCGACGCGCTGCTGCATGACGGTGCGGACGACGCCTGAGGGCAGGCGCTTTGCCGTACAATGGCCGCCCGTCCACGGTCAGGAGTCGAAGTGTCCGAAACCCCGCTACCCCCGCTTCGGCTCAAGCCGAGGGAAGATCGCCGTCTGCGTGCAGGGCACCTCTGGGTGTTCAGCAACGAGGTCGATGTCGCACGCACTCCGCTGACCGCCTTTGCGCCCGGCGACCCCGTGACCATCGAGGACGCCCAGGGGCATTATCTGGGCACAGGCTACGTCAACCCTCGTTCCCTGATCTGCGTGCGTCTGGTGTCGCGCGACCGCCGGCACCCTTGGCACGAGTCGCTGATCGTGCATCGTCTCAAGGTTGCGCTCGGTCTGCGCGAGCGGCTGATCGGCGCGCCCTATTATCGCCTGGTTCACGGCGAGGGCGACGACCTGCCGGGGCTCGTGGTCGATCGCTATGGCGACGTCCTGGTGGTACAGGTGACCACCGCGGGGATGGAGCGCCAGCTCGACGCCCTGTTGGCGGCCCTCGAGAAGGTCGTGCGGCCGGTGGTCATCCTGCTGCGCAACGATACCGCGATCCGCGAGCTGGAAGGGCTGGATCGTTACGTTCGCCCGGCGTTGGGCGAGCCGCCGGAGGAGATCGAGATCGAGGAAGGCGGGCGGCGTTTCGTCGCCCCGCTGGGGGCCGGACAGAAGACCGGCTGGTTCTACGATCAGCGCGACAACCGCGACCGGCTGGCGCCCTACGTGGCGGACATGCGCGTGCTCGACGTGTTCAGCTATGTCGGTGCCTGGGGCGTGCGTGCAGCGCTCGACGGCGCGCGCGAGGTCGTGTGCGTGGACGAATCGCAGACGGCGCTCGATTACGCCGCGCGCAATGCGGTACTCAACGGAGTGCAAGATCGCGTGACGACGCGGCGCGGCGAGGCCTTCGAGGTCTTGCGCGGGCTGCGCGAGGCGGGCGAGCATTTCGATGTCGTGATTCTCGACCCCCCGGCCTTCATCAAACGGCGCAAGGATCAGCGCGCCGGCGAGGATGCCTACCGAAGGCTGAATCAGCTCGGCATGCAGCTGATCGGCCGCGACGGCTTCCTCGTTTCCTGCTCCTGCTCGTATCATCTCCCGCGCGATACCCTCATCGCGCAGATGCAGCAGGGCGCGCGGCATATCGAACGCGGACTCAAGGTACTGGCGCAGGGGTATCAGTCGGTCGACCACCCGATGCATCCGGCGATCCCGGAAACGGCCTATCTCAAGGCCGTGTACGCCCGCGTGCATCGTTGAGCGCTCTGGTAGCATAGCCGCCCATGATCCCCTACCCGCATATCGATCCGATCGCCTTCGCCATCGGCCCCGTGAAGGTGCACTGGTACGGCATCATGTATCTCGCCGGCTTCGCCGCTTATCTCGCGCTCGGGACCTATCGCGCGCGCAAGCCGGAATACCCGCTCAACCCCGAGCAGGTCGGCGATGCCCTGTTCTACGGCGCGCTCGGCGTGGTGCTCGGCGGGCGCATCGGCTACGTGCTGTTCTACAACCTGCCGTTCTATCTCGCGCATCCGCTGCAGGTGTTTGCCGTGTGGGACGGCGGCATGAGTTTTCACGGCGGCATGCTGGGGGTGATCCTGGCGATGGCCTGGTATGCCCGACGCATCGGCCTGAAGCTGTTCCAGGTGACCGACTTCATCGCGCCGATGGTGCCGATCGGTCTGGCCTGCGGGCGCATCGGCAACTTCATCAACGGCGAGCTGTGGGGCAAGGTCACCACGCTGCCCTGGGGCATGGTGTTCCCCAACGCGGGCCCCCTGCCGCGCCAGCCGAGCCAGCTTTACGAGTTCTTTTTCGAGGGCGTGGTGCTGTTCAGCACCTTGTGGCTGTTTTCCAGGAAACCGCGCCCGCTCGGCGCCGTGTCCGGGTTGTTCCTGCTGCTCTACGGCACGTTCCGTTTCCTGGTCGAATTCGTGCGCGAGCCCGATCCCCAGCTCGGCTATCTCGCCTTCGGCTGGGTGACCATGGGGCAGGTGCTCAGCCTGCCGATGATCCTGCTCGGCGCGGGTCTGCTGCGCTGGGCCTATCGCGCGCGCAACCAAGGGGTAAGGACGTGAAGCAATATCTCGACCTGATGCGCCACGTGCTGGAGCAAGGTACGCGCAAGGAGGACCGCACCGGGACCGGCACGCTGTCGGTGTTCGGCCATCAGATGCGCTTCGATCTGGCGCAGGGCTTCCCGGTGGTGACCACCAAGAAACTGCACCTGCGCTCGATCATCCACGAGCTGCTGTGGTTCCTGCGCGGCGACACCAATATCGGTTATCTGCACGACAACAAGGTCACCATCTGGGACGAATGGGCCGACGAGAACGGCGATCTCGGCCCGGTCTACGGCAAGCAGTGGCGGTCCTGGGCGACCGCCGACGGCGGCGCCGTCGACCAGATCACTCAAGTGATCGAGGCAATCCGGAAAACCCCCGACTCGCGCCGCCTGATCGTGAGCGCGTGGAACGTCGGCGAGCTGAGCCAGATGGCGCTGCCGCCCTGCCATCTGCTGTTCCAGTTCTACGTCGCCGACGGCAGGCTGTCCTGCCAGCTCTATCAGCGCAGCGCCGACATTTTTCTCGGCGTGCCGTTCAACATCGCCTCCTACGCGCTGCTCACGCACATGATCGCGCAGGTCGTCGGCCTTGAGCCCGGCGATTTCGTGCATACTCTGGGCGACGCGCATCTCTATCTCAATCACCTCGAGCAGGCGCGCCTGCAGCTTTCGCGCGAGCCGCTGCCGCTGCCGCGTCTCGTCCTCAACCCGGAGGTGAAGTCGATCTTCGATTTCCGCTTCGAGGATATCGCCATCGAGGGTTACGCCAGTCACGAGGCGATCCGTGCGCCGGTGGCGGTGTGAGTCGGCCGATCGTTTCGCTGGTGGTCGCGGTCGCGCGCAATGGCGTGATCGGCCGCGACAACGACTTGCCCTGGCGGCTGCCCGACGACCTCAAGCGGTTCAAGGCGGTCACCCTGGGCAAGCCCGTGGTGATGGGGCGCAAGACCTACGAGTCCATCGGTCGGCCGCTGCCGGGGCGGGAGAACCGCATCGTCACGCGCCAACCGGGCCTGCGCATCGAGGGATGCCGCGTGTTCCAGCGTCTGGAGGACGCGCTTGCCGGTGCCGAGGAGGAGATCATGGTGATCGGCGGCGCGCAGATCTATGCCGAGGCGCTGCCCCTGGCGGACCGTCTGTATCTCACCGAGGTCGATGCCGAGGCCGAGGGTGATGCACGCTTCCCGGTCATCGATCCTGCGCAATGGCAGGAAACCTGCCGCGAACCGCACGCGGTGGATGATCGCCACGCCCATGGCTTCGTGTTTCGCGTGTTGGAGCGGCGGTCCGCGCCTCGCGGTAACTGAGGTTCGGGCCGGCGGTCGACGCGCAGCATGAACTTCGTCGTTGCGTCCCTGATGGGACGCCTGTTCGCTTTGCGGGTGGTTCGCTACAGGCGCAGCACGAAGGTGTCGTAGGTGGCGCCGCTTTCGCCGGCGAGTCGGTTGAGGTAATCCAGCGAGGCGGCAGGCGCCTGGTTGGCGCTGCTGCGCTCCTCTATGGCGCGCATCTCGCGATACAGTTCGCTGACCGTGGCGATGGCCTGCGTGGTGGGTTTGCGCCTGACCGAGTAGTAGCCGGTGATGTTGCCGGCCTGGTCGCGGTCGGCCGTGACGTTGGCGAGCACCCAGTAGTAATCGCCGTTATTGCACAGGTTCTTGACGTAGGCGAAGCATTCCTCGCCGCTGCGAATGGTGTCCCAGAGCAGCTTGAATACGCCGCGCGGCATATCGGGGTGGCGGATGAGGCTGTGTGGCTGGCCAAGCAGCTCGGGTTCGAGATAGCCCGAGATCGACATGAACACGCGATTGGCGTAGACGATTCGGCCTCGCGGATCGGTCTTCGAGACGATGAACGAGTCGTCGGGCAGCATGATTTCGCGCTGAGTGGGTGTCGGGCGTGCCGCCATCCTGGACTTTCTCCGGTTCGGGCGGGCCGAAGACGGCACCAAGGCCGTCTCGGCCGCTGCGTTCAGGCCGCCGAGCGCTGCTGCTCGCCGCGCCGTTCCTCGACCATGGCTTCAAGCGTTTCGCCGAGGCGTTCGCTGGCCTGTTCGGTGGCCCGGAAGCTCTTGAGGATGTCGTTCTGCAGTTGTGGATCGTGCTCCCAGTCCTGCCCCAGAAGCTCGAGTACGTGGGCGAGATTGCTGTGGATGAAGGCGTGTGGCTGCTCCAGGGCGCGGTACTGGCTGAGCGAGGCGAAGCGTTCGTCGCCTTCGTCGTACCAGCGGCCGAAGCGACAGTCGTGCTGATCCGAGCGGATGGCTTCGGCCTCGCGCGATTCTGTGCCGTTGTAGATCACGAGATAGCCGTTCTGCTTGTAGATCATGTGATCCACGCGGGCCAGCGAGGTGAAGCACAGGTCGCTGGCATACTGCATCGAGTGCGTGGTGGCCTGGGCGGTTTCGGTGAACTGGGTGAACAGGGTTTCGATGCCGGAGACCTGTGAGCCGAGCTGCTGGGACATGGTCAGCATGTCCTTCGAATTGGCCTGCATCGTTGCCGATTCTCGGCGGAAGGTATCGACCACGCTGCGGGTTTCCTCGGTGGCGCGCTTGGTGTTGGCGGCGAGCGCGCGCACCTCGTCGGCGACCACGGCGAAGCCTCGGCCGTGCTCGCCGGCGCGCGCGGCCTCGATGCTGGCGTTGAGCGCCAGCAGGTTGGTATTGTCGGCGATCTGATTGATGAGTTGCATGACCTTGGCGATTTCGTCGCTCATGCGGGTCATGGCCTTCATGGATTCGCGCGACTGTTCGAGCATCTGCTCGGTGCGTTTGAGCGAGCCGACCATATCGCGCACGTTGCTTACGCTGTCCGCCGCCTGCCTGGCGTTGGTGCTGGCGATGGCGCTGATGCGGTCGACCTCGTCGTTGATGCGGCCGAGGTCGTTCTGGCTCTGCTGCAGGTTGCCCATGGTGTTCTCGGCGTTGAGCTGCTGGAGCTGGGAAAGCAGGGCGTTGCGCTGCACATAGCGCGCGTTTTCCTCGATCGCTCCCATGGACTGGTTGATGTTGTCCAGGGTGGTGGCGGCGGTGCCGGACAGGCCGACGGCCAGCGCGCGGCGGTAGTACTTGCCCTGGCTGACCAGAGTGAAGGTGGTGTTCACCTCGCGGAAGAAGGTTTCGACCTGATCGAGGAATTCGTTGAGCTCCCAGGCGATCTGCCCGACCTCGCCCATCCAGCGGACGTTGGTGATGCGGTTGCTCAGATTGCCCGCATGCGCCTCGCGGATCACATGGCGGATGCGATGCATGGCTTCGACCACGGGCAGCACGGCGCGCCACAGGTAGGCGCCGAATGCGATGCTGATGACGAGCATGGCCAGCAGCCAGGCATTCAAGCCGCCGTGCGTGACGGCGTCGACGACCGTGGTGGCCGCCATGTAGGCGACGAAGCCGACGATGATGAGCCGGAACTTAGAGACTAAGAATAAACGTTTCATAGGTCATCCCCCGATCCGCGATCAGTCGATTGAGGTGTTCTAGCGAGGCCGCGGGCGCCTGATTGGCTGTGCTGCCCGCTTCGATGGCGCACATGTCGCGGTACAGCCCGGCAACGAATTTCACCGCTTCCGCCGAAGGCTTGCGCCGCACCGAGTAATAGCCCGTGATGCCTCCGTTGGCGTCACGGTCGGCCGTGACGTTGGCGAGTACCCAGTAGTAGTCGCCGCTCTTGCACAGGTTCTTGACGTAGGCGAAGCATTCGTCGCCGGTGCGGATGGTGTCCCAGAGCAGCTTGAACACGCCGCGCGGCATGTCCGGGTGACGAACGATGCTTTGCGGCTCGCCGAGCAGCTCGGGTTCCAGATAGCCCGAGATCGACATGAACACCCGGTTGGCGTAGGTGATCCGCCCCCGCGGATCGGTCTTCGAGACGATGAACGAATCGGCGGGGAGGATGACTTCCCGCTGAGTCGGAATGGGACGCGAAGGCATGGCGTCGTGCTCCACCGATGATATTTGGGGTCGTGGTTTATTTATCTTTTAGCAGCTTGTTACCTTTATGCGGGTAAAATAGCGCTGCTATTTGTCTGGTTTTATCGGCCGATAACCGCAATCCATTAGCGACGGTTGACCATGGGGCGAGAGGGGAAGGCCGGCCGTGTGCGCCTGGGCGGTGGAGTCCCGTTACTTGCCCGCGGCAGTGCCCGGGGGGGCGCCGTCCTCCCTTGCGCATTCAGCCTGCCGCAGTCGCTCGGCCTGTTCGAGGTGGTGTTCGAGCGCACGGGCCTGCAGGCCGGGAAGTTCGTCTGCGTGAAGCCCCAGTGCCTGGCATTGCCCTGCGATGGCCGCGTGATCGGCGTGCTCAAGTGCCTGGGTGAGGGCCAGCATCCGTCCGAGCGGTCCGGTTTGCATGATCAGCGCGTCGCTCATGTCCTTAGGCAGC
The Acidihalobacter prosperus DNA segment above includes these coding regions:
- a CDS encoding thioredoxin domain-containing protein; protein product: MPNATTNRLARETSPYLQQHADNPVDWYPWGEEALTRAREEDKPILLSIGYSACHWCHVMAHESFEDPAIAAVMNAHFINIKVDREERPDIDRIYQTAHYLLTQRGGGWPLTVFLTPDQSPFFAGTYFPKAARYGLPGFPELLGRLADIYRDRRADIDQQNAQLLGMLGRLGHGEPADAPLSAMLIDRARAELARHYDRAWGGFEAAPKFPHTASLNRLLRHWSATRLDGHEDSEALHMALHTLERMAEGGLFDHLGGGFARYSVDERWAIPHFEKMLYDNGPLLALYAQAHAITGGEDFRAAAEATARWVMREMQAPEGGYYSSLDADSEGEEGRYYVWTREAVREAVGETDFPLFAARHGLDSTPNFEGRWHLVGARPLAEAAATAGLDEATAAAHLAAARERLFALRETRVRPGLDDKILTAWNALMIRGMAIAARHLERPEYADSAERALDFVRGTLWREGRLLATCKNGHAHLPAYLDDYAFLIDALLELLQLRWRSEDAEFARALAEVLLARFEDGERGGFYFTADDHETLIQRPKPMADEAMPSGYGVATRALIRLGHLLGEPRYLEAAERALAAASGAIDQAPSAHCSLLDALEEQLSPTRLVILRGPGGMLAPWQARCLRPFAPARLAFAIPSTTESLPEALASKPAADMPQAFYCRGPQCAPAIGELPALDDALRADEPGAAVSAS
- a CDS encoding phage protein NinX family protein, whose amino-acid sequence is MEMDRPEAAALEGSALDLAVAQALRLSPETNDGIVSVDGVRFAPSRDWADGGPLIERFRMRIHVLELSWGRGQALWAAEFPGFGFETEGFAHGWSTGPNPLLAAMRALVAARALHRTTAASEDDWNEAGRREIMALLVELVRRAGIRCPATPMRLQRLVDRLQQAGVDLGYGFIERPYGQYCEALAGDLARLAALGILRLKREAAGVSSYMPGSEAADFVAAARAYVDRHRQALDALLHDGADDA
- a CDS encoding class I SAM-dependent rRNA methyltransferase, which codes for MSETPLPPLRLKPREDRRLRAGHLWVFSNEVDVARTPLTAFAPGDPVTIEDAQGHYLGTGYVNPRSLICVRLVSRDRRHPWHESLIVHRLKVALGLRERLIGAPYYRLVHGEGDDLPGLVVDRYGDVLVVQVTTAGMERQLDALLAALEKVVRPVVILLRNDTAIRELEGLDRYVRPALGEPPEEIEIEEGGRRFVAPLGAGQKTGWFYDQRDNRDRLAPYVADMRVLDVFSYVGAWGVRAALDGAREVVCVDESQTALDYAARNAVLNGVQDRVTTRRGEAFEVLRGLREAGEHFDVVILDPPAFIKRRKDQRAGEDAYRRLNQLGMQLIGRDGFLVSCSCSYHLPRDTLIAQMQQGARHIERGLKVLAQGYQSVDHPMHPAIPETAYLKAVYARVHR
- the lgt gene encoding prolipoprotein diacylglyceryl transferase, whose product is MIPYPHIDPIAFAIGPVKVHWYGIMYLAGFAAYLALGTYRARKPEYPLNPEQVGDALFYGALGVVLGGRIGYVLFYNLPFYLAHPLQVFAVWDGGMSFHGGMLGVILAMAWYARRIGLKLFQVTDFIAPMVPIGLACGRIGNFINGELWGKVTTLPWGMVFPNAGPLPRQPSQLYEFFFEGVVLFSTLWLFSRKPRPLGAVSGLFLLLYGTFRFLVEFVREPDPQLGYLAFGWVTMGQVLSLPMILLGAGLLRWAYRARNQGVRT
- a CDS encoding thymidylate synthase, giving the protein MKQYLDLMRHVLEQGTRKEDRTGTGTLSVFGHQMRFDLAQGFPVVTTKKLHLRSIIHELLWFLRGDTNIGYLHDNKVTIWDEWADENGDLGPVYGKQWRSWATADGGAVDQITQVIEAIRKTPDSRRLIVSAWNVGELSQMALPPCHLLFQFYVADGRLSCQLYQRSADIFLGVPFNIASYALLTHMIAQVVGLEPGDFVHTLGDAHLYLNHLEQARLQLSREPLPLPRLVLNPEVKSIFDFRFEDIAIEGYASHEAIRAPVAV
- the folA gene encoding type 3 dihydrofolate reductase, translated to MSRPIVSLVVAVARNGVIGRDNDLPWRLPDDLKRFKAVTLGKPVVMGRKTYESIGRPLPGRENRIVTRQPGLRIEGCRVFQRLEDALAGAEEEIMVIGGAQIYAEALPLADRLYLTEVDAEAEGDARFPVIDPAQWQETCREPHAVDDRHAHGFVFRVLERRSAPRGN
- a CDS encoding PAS domain-containing protein — translated: MAARPTPTQREIMLPDDSFIVSKTDPRGRIVYANRVFMSISGYLEPELLGQPHSLIRHPDMPRGVFKLLWDTIRSGEECFAYVKNLCNNGDYYWVLANVTADRDQAGNITGYYSVRRKPTTQAIATVSELYREMRAIEERSSANQAPAASLDYLNRLAGESGATYDTFVLRL
- a CDS encoding methyl-accepting chemotaxis protein; translation: MKRLFLVSKFRLIIVGFVAYMAATTVVDAVTHGGLNAWLLAMLVISIAFGAYLWRAVLPVVEAMHRIRHVIREAHAGNLSNRITNVRWMGEVGQIAWELNEFLDQVETFFREVNTTFTLVSQGKYYRRALAVGLSGTAATTLDNINQSMGAIEENARYVQRNALLSQLQQLNAENTMGNLQQSQNDLGRINDEVDRISAIASTNARQAADSVSNVRDMVGSLKRTEQMLEQSRESMKAMTRMSDEIAKVMQLINQIADNTNLLALNASIEAARAGEHGRGFAVVADEVRALAANTKRATEETRSVVDTFRRESATMQANSKDMLTMSQQLGSQVSGIETLFTQFTETAQATTHSMQYASDLCFTSLARVDHMIYKQNGYLVIYNGTESREAEAIRSDQHDCRFGRWYDEGDERFASLSQYRALEQPHAFIHSNLAHVLELLGQDWEHDPQLQNDILKSFRATEQASERLGETLEAMVEERRGEQQRSAA
- a CDS encoding PAS domain-containing protein — its product is MPSRPIPTQREVILPADSFIVSKTDPRGRITYANRVFMSISGYLEPELLGEPQSIVRHPDMPRGVFKLLWDTIRTGDECFAYVKNLCKSGDYYWVLANVTADRDANGGITGYYSVRRKPSAEAVKFVAGLYRDMCAIEAGSTANQAPAASLEHLNRLIADRGMTYETFILSL